A DNA window from Ornithodoros turicata isolate Travis chromosome 10, ASM3712646v1, whole genome shotgun sequence contains the following coding sequences:
- the LOC135369910 gene encoding cytoplasmic tRNA 2-thiolation protein 2-like, producing MCSNSCDCDDTVATCIPDPISSSLSVCKTCDRKAKFVLRKHDPYCSGCFWKNCTHKFRSTLGKSRLIKHGDIVLVCFSGGPASSAMVELVLDGISDEPLKSLPIHPSLLYIDDSVVLGDSADHADVISLMKDTGRRYYTVPLELVYAEGPLCFDSKYNNDELRHTFTTTYNSFSTLTDREEFYRLTLRQLIVRVARDNGFKKVFTGETQTVLAARLLSNLALGRGAQIPDESAFLDSRDESVMILRPMREFSSKEVALFNFHTGVRHRVQKTPSTGCDPRASVARLTENFVNGLQVDFPSTVSTIWRTGDKLAAKECSDKTCKVCGSKLDCVNPPAASAVNALDLTRKLSRLTTGDTASEGTYDTMCYACRNLSEKVGSCGLPMSNVKAVDDQNTT from the coding sequence ATGTGTTCAAATTCGTGCGACTGCGATGATACCGTTGCGACATGTATACCAGATCCGATTTCCTCAAGTTTGTCCGTGTGCAAAACATGCGATAGAAAAGCTAAATTTGTCCTGCGAAAGCACGATCCATACTGCAGCGGATGCTTCTGGAAGAACTGCACCCACAAGTTCCGATCTACTTTGGGAAAATCCAGGCTGATAAAACACGGTGATATAGTTCTCGTATGCTTCTCCGGCGGtccggcgtcgtctgctatggtgGAACTTGTGCTCGACGGTATATCAGACGAACCCCTCAAGAGCTTACCGATCCACCCTAGCCTCTTGTACATCGATGACTCAGTCGTGCTTGGCGACAGTGCTGACCACGCGGACGTCATCAGCCTCATGAAAGATACTGGCCGGCGGTACTACACAGTACCTCTGGAACTAGTATACGCCGAGGGTCCACTCTGTTTCGACTCAAAGTATAACAACGACGAACTCCGCCACACTTTCACTACAACCTACAACAGCTTTTCTACCCTGACGGACCGCGAAGAGTTTTACAGGCTGACATTACGTCAGCTTATAGTACGAGTGGCGCGAGACAACGGTTTCAAGAAGGTCTTCACCGGTGAGACGCAAACTGTGCTCGCTGCGAGGTTACTGTCGAACTTGGCGCTTGGTCGTGGAGCGCAGATTCCCGACGAATCTGCGTTCCTGGACTCCAGGGATGAATCGGTGATGATCTTGCGACCAATGCGCGAGTTTTCGAGCAAGGAAGTCGCCCTTTTTAACTTCCACACTGGAGTGAGACATCGTGTGCAGAAAACGCCGAGTACTGGTTGCGACCCCCGTGCCAGTGTTGCCAGGTTAACCGAGAACTTTGTGAACGGCCTCCAGGTAGATTTCCCGTCCACCGTATCAACAATCTGGCGGACTGGGGACAAGTTAGCTGCTAAGGAATGCAGTGATAAGACATGCAAGGTCTGCGGTTCGAAGTTGGACTGCGTGAACCCTCCTGCTGCTTCGGCTGTGAATGCTCTCGACCTCACCCGCAAGCTTTCGAGGCTGACCACGGGCGATACAGCAAGTGAAGGCACGTATGACACAATGTGTTATGCCTGCCGAAACCTGTCCGAGAAAGTTGGCTCGTGTGGTCTGCCGATGAGCAACGTGAAGGCTGTGGACGATCAGAATACCACGTGA
- the LOC135369899 gene encoding pre-mRNA-splicing factor SPF27-like codes for MAGEVIVDALPYIDQGYDEPGIREAVMAMVEEETRRYRPTKNYLEHLPQLSFHQFETEILKTEYERLQARQPMEMMSMKRYELPQPPAGKTTDVASWNECVDNSYAQLEHQSTRIANLELMSKYGCEAWKHYNAALVQMLHQMQKQLQDLRKQIQEVNWRRKTSQTEGGEKLKNLEANWVGLVSKNYEIERACVELEKEIASLEAEYDQTKKAQLEAPQETPGEEEQESEVVVVQEPQMQEEDVVEQMEQGEQQDEEESTTPPEREEEERIDPAEEQDEMPQASES; via the exons ATGGCGGGCGAAGTCATCGTCGACGCTCTTCCCTACATTGATCAAGGATATGATGAACCAGGAATTCGAGAAGCT GTCATGGCAATGGTGGAAGAAGAAACACGGCGATATCGACCAACAAAGAATTACTTAGAACACTTGCCGCAGCTGTCTTTTCATCAATTCGAG ACGGAGATATTGAAGACCGAATATGAACGCCTTCAAGCAAGACAACCTATGGAAATGATGAGCATGAAAAG GTATGAATTACCGCAGCCTCCAGCCGGCAAGACGACGGACGTAGCCTCGTGGAACGAATGCGTCGACAACTCGTACGCTCAACTTGAACATCAATCAACGCGGATCGCCAACCTAGAGCTCATGTCTAAATACGGCTGTGAAGCCTGGAAACACTACAATGCCGCCTTGGTGCAGATGTTGCACCAGATGCAAAAGCAGCTCCAAGATTTACG GAAACAAATTCAGGAGGTGAACTGGCGGAGGAAAACTTCCCAAACTGAAGGCGGGGAGAAGCTGAAGAATCTCGAAGCAAA CTGGGTCGGATTGGTGAGTAAAAACTACGAGATTGAACGAGCCTGCGTGGAGCTAGAGAAAGAGATAGCATCGCTGGAGGCGGAATACGACCAGACGAAAAAGGCGCAGCTAGAGGCGCCTCAGGAAACGCCAGGGGAAGAAGAACAGGAATCTGAAGTAGTAGTAGTACAAGAACCCCAAATGCAAGAGGAGGATGTTGTGGAACAAATGGAACAAGGGGAGCAACAGGACGAAGAGGAGAGCACAACTCCTCCAGAACGGGAGGAAGAGGAGAGAATAGATCCTGCAGAGGAGCAAGATGAGATGCCACAAGCATCGGAGTCATAG